The Deinococcus aquiradiocola genome segment TGTGTGCGGTTGTGCACCTTGAGGGCGGCGAACGTCTGCGACATGCGGTTGCGGATGGTCTTCTCGGACACGCTCAGGCGTACAGCGATCTCGTGGTTTCCCAGGCCCTCGGCCACCAGCCGCAGCAACTCGCACTCCCGGAGGCTCAGTGCCGTGTCTGGAAAAGCCACCCTCTTGGGCCGCGTGACGTCCAGAACCGGCTCACCCGCATGAACCCGCCGGATCAGACTCACCAGCTCGTCCCCTCTGGCTGTCTTGGTGAGGCACCCCTTCGCGCCCGCCTCCCGTGCCCGGATCGACTGGAATGGATCAACAGACGACGCCAGGGCGATGATGCGGCTCGCGGGCCGCTCCTGCAGGGTGGCCTGGATGGTCTGCACGCCGCTCAGACCAGGCATCTCCAGGTCGATCAGCGTCACGTCCGGGCGCAGACTGGCCGCGAACCGGATTCCTTCCCGGCCATCTCTGGCCCCGGCGATCACCCTCATCCCAGCGGCTTCGAGGAGACGCCCGACCCCCTGGCGGAACAGGGCGTGGTCATCGACGATCATCACCCGGATCTGGGCCGCTCCCGTCATGCGTTCAGTCATCCTGGTCGGCATCTCGCTGTCTCAGGCGTCCAGGTCCGGGCAGAACTGCTGGACGATGTACGGCCCGTAGTAGTGGATGAAGTGCCCGCCGTGCGACCGCAGCAGGTGGCAGACCCGCGGGGCCTGTTCCTCGTGGCTGACGTGGACGACCACCAGATACCGGCCCCGCAGCAGTTCATCTTCGTAGCGTCGGGCGTGCTCGTACTCGTCGGTCATCTTCTGAATCTGCCGCCGCCAGCGGGCCAGCAGACCGTGCCGCTCACCCGTGAAATCCAGGCGATCGGCACCCAGAACGCCTGGGTGGGCACCTTCCGCAGTGCAGACACCGTGGTGTTCCGCGCGAACCTGCGGCATACCAATGTGGAAGTCCGGGAAGGGCTGGGGCAGAACTTCGCGGGTGTGCTGGTCAGCGACCGCTCCTCGTCCTATGACAGCCGCTTCCTGCAGGACGTCCAGCAGCAGAAGTGCCTGGCGCACCTGATCCGCAACGCGGATGATGTCGCCGCTGGAGAGCAGGGTCGACCTGGGCGGGGAGAGCTGTACGGGCAGCGGGTCGCACAGGTCTTCCGGGACGGCATCCGACTGCACCGGAACGTGAGAGCGGGCGTGTGTACGCGAGAGGAGTACGCGCAGCAGGGTGAGTGCCTCACCCTGCGCCTGGACGCCCTGCTGAATCGGGCACCACTGAAGTCGAAGGCGAACGAGCGACTCCGGTTGGGCATCCTGAAACAGAGCGTGCTGGACCGGTTGTGGCGATTCCTNNNNNNNNNNAGACCCGGACATTCCACCGACGAACAACGCAGCGGAACGGAGCCTGCGGACGGTGGTGATGGCGAGGAAGGTCTCGCCGTGCAGCAAGAACGCGGTGGGCGCGCAGACGGACATACGGATCAAGTCCACGGTGGAGACCGCGCAACCGCGCGGTCTGGACCCCGTCGCGGTCCTGGCCGGCCTGATGCGCTGACCGGGTCCTCGATCTTTCAGCCGACCGCTAATCACAGACTCCGGGGCTTGCATCCAGCGCTGGGTCAGCATGCTTGATCGCTCGGGAAGGTGTGACAGGCAAAGCTTCCCACGGCTCTGCTCAACACACAAAAAGGTCAGGTACTGACGACCATCTCATATCTCTCCATATGCTCGTTCTGAAATTTATCCGAGTTTGCCAATCGGATTAATATGTGGCAAACTAGCGACGCTTCAATGTGCCGAACTGCCCCCAGAGATACAAGGAGAAGAATGCGTGTAGTCCTATTTTTTCTGGCCCTTCTGAGTGGAGGTTCAAGCCTCGCTCTCACCACCTATCCAGTGAGTATCACTCACAGTGCAGGCAGCACCATCGTCCGCACCAAACCAGTGCGGGTTGTCGCTCTCGGGCCACACGCCCTCGACCTGCTTCTGTCCCTTGGAATTCAGCCCGTCGGCTATGGCGAGGCCTCCACCTACATCAAGACGCCTGCCTTCGGCTCACCGATCCGTGACATCCGCGTTCTGGGCAGCCGGGTGACTTCCAATCCTGTGAACGTGGGGGACCGGTTCAATCCCAGCCTGGAGATCCTGGCTTCGTTGAAGCCAGACCTGATCGTCGGTGAAGATTACGCTGCTCAGGTTTACCCGCAACTGAGCCGCCTCGCCCCGACGCTGCTGTTCAAAGGGATAGACCGCAACGATTGGCAGAAGACGCTGCCCCTCCTCGCCAAAGCGGTCGACCGTGAAGTCACCTACGCTCAAGTCCTGAAATCGTACACGGCGAATGTCCAGTCCACCCGCAGCGTCCTGGCCCCACGCTTCAAGAACCAGACGGTACTGGTGGTCTGGACGAGCGGCGGAGAAAGCAAGTACACCTTCAACGTCAGCAAGCGGAGCGACTGGACCGGCGGCCTGCTGAGCGACCTGGGACTGAACGTGATCGACGGTGAAAAGGCTGACGCCGTGCTGAGCATCGAGGGTCTGGTGGCCTTGAACCCGGACGTGGTGCTCGTCCTGGCTGCCGGGAACAGTACGCCAACCCGCGCGCGTGCAGATTGGAACAGCACGGCCCTGACCAGCCGGTTACAGGCGACCCAGAAGGGCCAGGTCTATTTCCTCGATTATCATCTGTTTCGCCGTATTCGCGGACCGATTGCCGCTCAACTAATCGAGCGGCAACTTATCAAGGAAATGGCCCCGAACTGAAGAGGGCTGTACTGCTTCTCTCTGGTCTGGGTAGTCTCTTTCCTGATCTGAATGGACAGCCGAAAAGCCCCCCTGCCGCGCCGAAGCGCCAGCAGGGGGGTTGATCATGTATGACGGTGCAAGCTGGCCGATAGGTTGTGTTGCCTTCCCCGGGAGAGCTGACCCTGGTGTGCCCCCTAAAAATGGAAGAAGCTGATGAGAGTCATTCGGATCTCCCCCGGTGGAGCACAAGGGCTTCCCTGGTGCGCTCCGGAAAGCGAGGATGACCTATGAAAGCAGGAATCTTTACTGAAGAGCAGATCGTCGCCCTCCTCCAGAACGCTCAGAAGGGCGAAAAAACCGTGGAGGAGCTCTGCCGCGACCTCGGATGCAGTACCGCGTCCTTCTACACCTGGAAGAAGCGTTACGGCGACGCCAGCGGGGACGGGCGTTCGGATGAGATGCGCAACGCGGGAGCCTCGAGAGGCTTCTTCCTGGAGCGGAGCCGAGAGGTGTTCTGCCGCGTCCTGAGGTGCGTGGCGATCTTGTGTAAGCGGGGCATGAGCGTCTGAAGTAGAATGTCGAACGTTTTCGTCAACAGCGTTCTTGTGCTGGATTTTTGGCCTTATGAAATTATAAATAATCAGGGTGATTGATCCTGTGGTTTCCGGATTCTCGGTGTGTCGAATCGCTGAACAAAGGAATAGCTCGTCATAAGGTAAGCACTCAAGGGAAGAACTGAAAACGTGAAAAGGTTACTCGCAATCGGTATGCTGGCTCTTCTAAGTGCGGGAAGTGTTTATTCACAAAAGGTCGTGAGTGAGGTCGTACTCAAAGATTACCCAGGAATTATACAGATATCGCAGTCCGAACAAAAATACGGTGCCGGTAATGTCATTTATTCTTTTCCTTTTGAGGGCCTGCTCACCAATTTTGGCAACTTTGTGATCGAGAGCAGAGATGCTGACAGCTCGAGTGTGCGCTACCGAGTGAGCCAGGGCTCCGATACTTCTGGAGTGATCAAATTGGCAAAACGCTCGAAGGATGATCTTATAAACGACGTTGAAGTGATGATGCTGTTTAAAGCAAACGGCAAAAGAAGTGATATTCGCGCTTATAGTTTTTTGGCGCAGCCGTTTATCAACTTTTGCGCGACTGCAAGACCCTGGATGACAAAGAAATCCGTCACATGGCTTGAGCGGGTGTCCGATCAGATTTTTGAAGCCTCGATAGCAAATCGTGACTTTTCATACTCCGAAAAGAAAGATCACGTATCAATTGCCGTTACCTTAAAATTAACTCCCCAGGGCAAGGTTTTAAATGTACACACTGTCGTTGACAAGCTTCCCGGTCCCAGCTCACGCGTTACAGCCTGTACGTTTGGTGGAACGATACGAGAGACTGATTACAGATAAATCGAGTTGACTTTTCCTGGGTTTCAGGGAGCTGGGTAGAGATCAGTAGAATTGGATGACCATGAACTGGCTTCACTTGACGGACGACGCCAAGTGTTTTGAGACTTAGTACCGATCAGCAGCATCCTTCAGCATACTGCTGGGGGCGATACTAAACTCACTGACAGAGTTCTCGGACGCACTTTATGACGCCTGCACAGGTCAATAAAGCACTTGAAAGGCTTTCGCGAGGGCAGGTCAATGATGTTGTTGGGGGAAGCAGGTGATTTGAGATTAAATTCCCTGTGTAGGCGAGGCTTAATGTGAGAGAGTCGAATATGTATTATGTATTAGCGGGCGACTGGTCAAAAATGCCCAATGAGAGCAGTATACCTCGTGTAGAGAAGCGTCTCATGTCTATGGATTTATTCATGGATGTTTGGTCTACCGAGCCATTAATGAAAAAATGGCCTGAAATAGAAGTTTCCATGACTAAGCGTACTGCAATGCTCGACTATCTAGCCACGACTGGCGGGCTTGATATATGCAAACGAGCGATGTTTGGCGAAATCAGAAAATTAGATAGAAATATAGAGGAATTGCCAGTTAATGTAGTGGACAGAAAGTCAGGCGATAAAATTGACATCCCTTACGCTGTCCTCCATCCTCTATGTTCATTTAGAGCCTTCGATCTCAACAAATCCAGTCGGCGCTCTTCCGGAAAGATCAAGACTCTGGTCCCAACTGAGGATTTATTGGCGAGTGAGATTCCTATCCTAAGTAGCTGGCTGATATGAACTGATGCATCTGCACCCTTGCTCGCTTTGCTTTCGGCTCCCCGTTTTTCCCTACTGGGGCGAAGGCGGGAACAGGATGAACCGAACGAGCCTCCACTCATGGACCAATCTTCACTAGCCAGCTACTTAAGAGACGATGAGCATTGGCTTATACTGGTAAGTGATCGACTAAAATCCCATTTAGAGGGTGCCGGTATCACTGGGTGTCGTTTTATTCATTTGGATTCGTACGCCGCTGATAAGTGAACAGGTTCTCCATTCTGTCCCTCGACCCTCAAGAGTCCGCCACACGGCGGGTTCTTTGCTTTACAGCCGGGAGAGGCAGCCCGGGGCTGTCATGTGGGTGCCCTCGAGCGCGACCCGGATCTTGTGCAGGCCAATCTCTTCACCCTGAGCCTTGAGTGCCTGATACAGCAGCCGGTACCCGGAGGTGGGGTGCTGCAATGCTGTAGGGCAGCATCTTCTCATAGAGCGCGTCACAGCACTGCCTTATGGCACAGCGCGCCGGCGCGCTGTGCTGATGGTCCGGCAGCCGCCAGGAGGGCACGCTGGCGTACGGAGCGAACCGACGCAAGCCGAGTTGGGGTCGGCTCTGCCGGAGGACGATCAGATCAATCAGCGTCAGAGCCGCCGCACTTGCAGCCAAGCGTCCTCTCCTGTGGAGCTGTGCCAGTGATGGGCGCTGTTCTGGCCAAGACTGCTCATCAGCTTCGTCCATAAAACTGCGCCGTCTGTGATTAGTGCCCCCCTGAGTGCCCGGCTTTCCCACCGGGCACTCTTGCCGCTACCATGCTGTCCATGGCTTCCAAAGTGACTGAGAACGATCTCTCCGAGATCGTCCGTCGCCAGGCTGAGCAGATCGACCAGTTGATCGCGCAGAACACCGCACTCCAAGCTGAAATTGCCCGTCTGAAGAAGCGCATCGAAGAACTGGAACGAAGGGCCCGCAAGTATGCCGCTCCCTTCAGCCGGGAGAAGCAGACTGCCGATCCCAAGTCACCAGGACGCCGTCCTGGTGAAGGATCCTTCGCGCACAAGGCCCCACCCACGCCAGCGCAGATCACGGCGACCGTGCAGGTCGACACGCCCAACACCTGTCCTCGATGTGGGTTTACGGGGCCACTGATCTTCACCCGTCAGGACAAGGCCTGGGTCACGGAACTCGTCCCCCAAAACGCCATGCAGGTCACCGAGTACCACGTGCCCGTCATGGAATGCCCGCAGTGTCACCACGCGGTGCGTGGTGACCACCCCGACCTGAAGAGTGATCAGGTGGGCGCGACCTCTCATCGACTCGGACCCGTCCTGCATGCCACCCTTCAGACTCTCCATCACGAGCTGGGCCTCCCGGTCCGCCGCATCGGTCGGGTCATGGACCTCCTGGGCGGCCTTCAGATCACGCAGGGGGCGATCACGCAAGCCGCACAGCGGCTTGCTGCCGACGGAAGCGCCCTGGCTGCCCACGTCGATGCCTTACAGACACAGATTCAGCAGGCGCCCTATGTGCATCACGACGATACCGGCTGGCGGATCGGCACCCAGAACGCCTGGGTGGGCACCTTCCGGAGTGCGGACACCGTGGTGTTCCGCGCGAACCTGCGGCATACCAATGTGGAAGTCCGGGAAGGGCTGGGGCGGAACTTCGCGGGTGTGCTGGTCAGCGACCGCTTCTCGTCCTATGACAGCCGCTTCCTGCAGGACGTCCAGCAGCAGAAGTGCCTGGCG includes the following:
- a CDS encoding response regulator, with product MTERMTGAAQIRVMIVDDHALFRQGVGRLLEAAGMRVIAGARDGREGIRFAASLRPDVTLIDLEMPGLSGVQTIQATLQERPASRIIALASSVDPFQSIRAREAGAKGCLTKTARGDELVSLIRRVHAGEPVLDVTRPKRVAFPDTALSLRECELLRLVAEGLGNHEIAVRLSVSEKTIRNRMSQTFAALKVHNRTQAAVYALRTGIAVLH
- a CDS encoding IS66 family transposase, translating into MLVLVGHLLNLPPPAGQQTVPLTREIQAIGTQNAWVGTFRSADTVVFRANLRHTNVEVREGLGQNFAGVLVSDRSSSYDSRFLQDVQQQKCLAHLIRNADDVAAGEQGRPGRGELYGQRVAQVFRDGIRLHRNVRAGVCTREEYAQQGECLTLRLDALLNRAPLKSKANERLRLGILKQSVLDRLWRFL
- a CDS encoding IS66 family transposase; amino-acid sequence: DPDIPPTNNAAERSLRTVVMARKVSPCSKNAVGAQTDIRIKSTVETAQPRGLDPVAVLAGLMR
- a CDS encoding ABC transporter substrate-binding protein, whose product is MSITHSAGSTIVRTKPVRVVALGPHALDLLLSLGIQPVGYGEASTYIKTPAFGSPIRDIRVLGSRVTSNPVNVGDRFNPSLEILASLKPDLIVGEDYAAQVYPQLSRLAPTLLFKGIDRNDWQKTLPLLAKAVDREVTYAQVLKSYTANVQSTRSVLAPRFKNQTVLVVWTSGGESKYTFNVSKRSDWTGGLLSDLGLNVIDGEKADAVLSIEGLVALNPDVVLVLAAGNSTPTRARADWNSTALTSRLQATQKGQVYFLDYHLFRRIRGPIAAQLIERQLIKEMAPN
- a CDS encoding transposase, producing MKAGIFTEEQIVALLQNAQKGEKTVEELCRDLGCSTASFYTWKKRYGDASGDGRSDEMRNAGASRGFFLERSREVFCRVLRCVAILCKRGMSV
- the tnpC gene encoding IS66 family transposase; protein product: MASKVTENDLSEIVRRQAEQIDQLIAQNTALQAEIARLKKRIEELERRARKYAAPFSREKQTADPKSPGRRPGEGSFAHKAPPTPAQITATVQVDTPNTCPRCGFTGPLIFTRQDKAWVTELVPQNAMQVTEYHVPVMECPQCHHAVRGDHPDLKSDQVGATSHRLGPVLHATLQTLHHELGLPVRRIGRVMDLLGGLQITQGAITQAAQRLAADGSALAAHVDALQTQIQQAPYVHHDDTGWRIGTQNAWVGTFRSADTVVFRANLRHTNVEVREGLGRNFAGVLVSDRFSSYDSRFLQDVQQQKCLAHLIRNADEVAAGEQGRPGRGELYGQRVAQVFRDGIRLHRNVTKGVCTREEYAQQGECLTLRLDALLNRAPLKSKANERLRLGILKQSVLDRLWRFLKDPDIPPTNNAAERSLRTVVMARKVSQCSKNAVGAQTDMRIKSTVETARLRGQDPVAVLAGLMR